From a single Miscanthus floridulus cultivar M001 chromosome 8, ASM1932011v1, whole genome shotgun sequence genomic region:
- the LOC136478363 gene encoding GTPase-activating protein gyp1-like: MSGGGGGSPNNTEWRFNQTLRNVQGMLKGRSFPGKVLLTRRSEPLSPPDYSPRFESEHEEDERKEGSQEGEGQASGNSFDSASSKKSNLLSTSSSNSLPDAQGLVSGARATDSARIAKFTMELSRPAVILDKLRELSWSGVPPYMRPNVWRLLLGYAPPNKDRREGVLTRKRLEYVECVSQYYDIPDSERSDEEITMLRQIAVDCPRTVPDVTFFQNPQIQKSLERILYTWAIRHPASGYVQGINDLVTPFLVVFLSEHLEGNMDTWSVDNLSAQDISNIEADCYWCLSKFLDGMQDHYTFAQPGIQRLVFRLKELVCRIDEPVSKHIEEQGLEFLQYAFRWFNCLLIREVPFHLVTRLWDTYLAEGDYLPDFLVYISASFLLTWSDKLQKLDFQEMVMFLQHLPTRTWAHHELEMVLSRAYMWHMMFKSSPSHLAS; encoded by the exons atgagcggcggcggcggcgggagcccCAACAACACGGAGTGGCGCTTCAACCAGACCCTCCGCAACGTGCAAGG AATGCTCAAAGGACGCAGCTTTCCTGGGAAGGTTTTGCTAACCCGGCGATCTGAGCCTCTTTCCCCTCCTGATTATTCTCCAAGATTTGAGAGTGAGCACGAGGAAGATGAGCGCAAGGAGGGTTCTCAGGAG GGAGAAGGTCAAGCGTCTGGAAATTCATTTGACAGTGCAAGTTCAAAGAAATCAAATCTTCTgtcaacaagtagttcaaattcaTTGCCAGATGCCCAAGGGCTAGTTTCTGGAGCTAGAGCTACCGATTCTGCAAGAATTGCTAAATTCACAATGGAACTATCTAGGCCAGCTGTTATATTAG ACAAATTGCGTGAATTATCTTGGAGCGGTGTGCCCCCATATATGCGACCTAATGTATGGAGGCTTCTTTTG GGATATGCACCGCCTAATAAAGATAGACGAGAAGGTGTTCTAACAAGGAAAAGACTGGAGTACGTGGAATGTGTTTCTCAATACTATGATATTCCGGATAGTGAACGCTCAGATGAAGAAATTACTATGCTTCGCCAG ATTGCAGTTGATTGCCCAAGAACTGTACCTGATGTTACCTTTTTTCAGAACCCTCAGATTCAGAAATCTCTTGAGCGCATTTTGTATACATG GGCTATTCGTCACCCAGCAAGTGGCTACGTCCAAGGAATAAATGACCTTGTTACACCCTTCTTGGTTGTGTTCTTATCAGAGCACCTAGAGGGCAACATGGACACTTGGTCTGTGGACAATCTTTCAGCACAAGATATTTCTAATATAGAAGCAGACTGTTATTGGTGTCTCTCGAAGTTTCTTGATGGAATGCAGGATCATTACACCTTTGCGCAACCAGGAATTCAGCGCCTTGTTTTTAGATTGAAGGAACTAGTTTGTCGTATAGATG AACCTGTATCCAAGCACATTGAAGAACAAGGATTAGAGTTTCTTCAATATGCCTTCCGTTGGTTCAACTGCCTTCTGATACGAGAG GTACCTTTTCATCTTGTAACACGCCTGTGGGATACATACCTTGCTGAAGGCGACTATCTACCAGATTTTCTTGTGTACATATCAGCTAGTTTTTTGTTGACT TGGTCGGACAAGCTGCAGAAGCTGGATTTTCAAGAGATGGTGATGTTCCTTCAGCACCTTCCCACAAGGACCTGGGCGCACCATGAGCTCGAGATGGTCCTGTCGAGGGCGTACATGTGGCACATGATGTTCAAAAGCTCTCCCAGCCACCTTGCCAGCTAG
- the LOC136478362 gene encoding 3-ketoacyl-CoA thiolase 2, peroxisomal-like: MEKAIDRQRVLLAHLLPSASPSSQPQLEASACAAGDSAAYQRTSSFGDDVVVVAAYRTPICKAKRGGFKDTYPEDLLTVVLKAVLDNTRINPADIGDIVVGTVLGPGSQRAIECRTAALFAGFPETVPVRTVNRQCSSGLQAVADVAAAIKAGYYDIGIGAGLESMSINSMGWEGQVNPKITALQKAQDCLLPMGITSENVAHRYGVTRQEQDQAAAESHRRAAAATASGKFKDEIVPVPTKIVDPKTGEEKKVVISVDDGIRPGTTASGLAKLKTVFKKDGTTTAGNSSQVSDGAGAVLLMKRSVALKKGLPILGVFRSFAAVGVDPAVMGVGPAVAIPAAVKSAGLEIGDIDLFELNEAFASQFVYCCNKLGLDRSKVNVNGGAIALGHPLGATGARCVATLLNEMKRRGRDCRFGVVTMCIGSGMGAAAVFERGDAVDGLSNVRDTQAHNFLSRDAK; encoded by the exons ATGGAGAAGGCGATCGATCGGCAACGGGTCCTCCTGGCGCACCTCCTCCCTTCCGCGTCCCCCTCCTCGCAGCCTCAGCTTGAG GCATCGGCGTGCGCGGCCGGGGACAGCGCCGCGTACCAGAGGACCTCCTCCTTCGGGGACGATGTCGTCGTCGTCGC TGCGTACCGGACGCCGATATGCAAGGCCAAGCGAGGAGGCTTCAAGGACACCTACCCAGAGGACCTCCTCACTGTTGTTCTCAAG GCTGTTCTGGACAACACTAGAATCAATCCAGCTGACATTGGTGACATCGTGGTTGGTACGGTGCTAGGTCCTGGTTCCCAGCGTGCGATTGAGTGCAGGACGGCTGCGTTGTTTGCTGGATTCCCTG AAACCGTTCCTGTTAGAACTGTCAATCGCCAGTGTTCATCTGGGCTACAGGCAGTAGCCGACGTCGCGGCTGCTATAAAGGCTGGTTACTATGACATAG GGATTGGTGCTGGTTTGGAATCCATGTCCATAAATTCCATGGGTTGGGAAGGACAAGTTAACCCAAAA ATAACTGCACTCCAGAAAGCACAGGATTGTCTTCTGCCCATGGGAATTACTTCTGAAAATGTCGCCCATCGATATGGTGTAACCAGGCAAGAGCAAGACCAGGCCGCT GCTGAGTCTCATAGGAGAGCTGCTGCAGCCACGGCCTCTGGAAAATTCAAGGATGAGATCGTCCCCGTGCCAACAAAG ATTGTTGATCCTAAAACTGGAGAGGAGAAGAAAGTTGTGATATCAGTTGATGATGGGATTAGGCCAGGGACCACAGCATCCGGATTGGCAAAACTTAAAACAGTTTTTAAAAAGGATGGGACTACAACTGCAG GCAATTCTAGTCAAGTGAGTGATGGTGCTGGAGCTGTTCTTCTCATGAAAAGATCTGTGGCTCTGAAGAAAGGGCTTCCTATTCTTGGTGTTTTCAG GAGCTTTGCTGCTGTTGGAGTGGATCCAGCTGTTATGGGCGTTGGTCCTGCTGTGGCCATTCCTGCTGCAGTGAAGTCTGCTGGCCTTGAGATTGGAGACATTGATCTGTTTGAACTGAATGAG GCCTTTGCCTCTCAATTTGTTTATTGCTGCAACAAGTTGGGGCTGGACCGTTCCAAAGTAAATGTAAACGGAGGCGCAATTGCCCTTGGACACCCTCTGGGTGCAACAG GTGCCCGGTGTGTGGCTACTCTTCTAAATGAAATGAAGCGCCGGGGCAGAGACTGCAGATTTGGCGTTGTCACCATGTGTATCG GATCTGGAATGGGGGCAGCAGCTGTGTTTGAGCGGGGAGACGCTGTGGATGGACTCTCCAACGTGAGGGACACCCAGGCGCATAATTTTCTGTCAAGGGATGCAAAGTAG